A part of Ferrimicrobium sp. genomic DNA contains:
- a CDS encoding vWA domain-containing protein: MYAVEISRANPTCFVFLVDQSGSMQDLIGSGEGQRKCDVVADALNRLLSELCIKCAKEEGVRDYFYVGVIGYGTTVGPVLSGPLANRDLVPLSEIASSPARLESRSKKVPDGAGGLVEQDVRFPVWVDPVANGGTPMSAALTRARSIVAAWLVDHPGCFPPVVLNLTDGESTDGDPGAAADGIRQLESVDGPTLLFNLHVSSDSSNAISFPDSEAALENQYARTLFNLSSTLPSGMRSYTQQQGIPVSDGTRGFVFNADVTSIVQFLDIGTRASDLR, encoded by the coding sequence ATGTACGCAGTAGAGATCAGTCGTGCCAATCCAACGTGTTTTGTTTTCCTGGTTGACCAATCAGGCTCCATGCAGGATTTAATTGGGAGTGGGGAGGGCCAGCGGAAGTGCGATGTTGTGGCAGATGCACTAAATCGGCTGTTGTCGGAACTTTGCATCAAGTGCGCCAAAGAAGAGGGTGTTCGCGACTATTTCTACGTAGGCGTCATAGGCTACGGGACCACGGTTGGTCCTGTTTTGTCCGGTCCGCTTGCAAACCGCGATCTTGTTCCACTAAGTGAGATTGCTTCATCACCGGCTCGGTTGGAGTCGCGATCGAAGAAAGTCCCGGATGGTGCTGGCGGGCTAGTGGAGCAGGACGTGCGGTTTCCAGTTTGGGTCGATCCTGTCGCCAACGGTGGAACACCCATGTCGGCGGCCCTGACTCGGGCGCGATCGATAGTGGCAGCATGGTTGGTTGACCATCCGGGGTGTTTTCCGCCAGTCGTGTTGAACCTCACTGATGGCGAATCGACTGATGGAGATCCTGGTGCTGCCGCCGATGGCATACGTCAGCTCGAGAGTGTAGACGGTCCTACTCTGCTGTTTAACCTGCATGTTTCTTCGGATTCAAGCAATGCGATTAGTTTTCCAGACAGTGAAGCTGCCCTTGAGAACCAGTACGCTAGAACTTTGTTCAACTTGTCGAGTACTTTGCCGAGTGGCATGCGTAGTTACACCCAGCAACAAGGCATACCGGTGTCCGATGGAACTCGTGGTTTCGTATTCAATGCTGATGTTACCTCAATCGTACAGTTCTTGGATATTGGTACTAGGGCCTCTGACCTGCGTTAA
- the xerC gene encoding tyrosine recombinase XerC — protein MTTRRTRGQGSIYRAGSQWRALLKWTGPDGRVITRSKRCRTKAEAESVLAQFRGVRDAGVTENASTTVSQLLDRWLAIHETDIAGSTLTQYEWATTHIKTRLGHVRIERLTPTQVDTFVDQLSQAGLSPRSRRLIRVVLSQACKAAVGWRLIASNPCDHARPIKLERKEPKALSVEEARQLLSAAKDDRLGVLWLLLLALGLRRGEALALRWSDVDLIAKTLTISRARVKSGSKVIEGPTKTARSTRTIPLPAFLLEALEHHQESQQREYDYLSELGFTPAKDYLFTSVTGTPLDPDNTSKAFQAFAMRAGLGRRHVHELRHAAASLMLAAGTPLPEVSRVLGHSSTRVTDEVYAHLGHEALRGAVDRLAGVLEPTNSETTPTLQ, from the coding sequence ATGACCACCCGCCGAACCCGCGGTCAAGGAAGCATCTATCGCGCCGGTAGTCAGTGGCGTGCCCTCCTCAAATGGACTGGTCCTGATGGTCGTGTCATCACCCGATCAAAGCGCTGTCGCACCAAAGCAGAGGCTGAATCAGTCCTGGCCCAGTTCCGTGGTGTTCGTGATGCTGGAGTAACAGAGAACGCCTCAACCACCGTCTCACAACTCCTGGACCGTTGGCTCGCAATCCATGAGACCGATATCGCAGGATCGACACTCACCCAATACGAGTGGGCAACTACCCATATCAAAACCCGTCTTGGTCATGTCCGCATCGAACGTCTCACCCCAACCCAAGTTGATACCTTCGTTGATCAACTGAGCCAAGCAGGTCTCTCGCCCCGGTCTCGTCGACTCATCCGTGTGGTACTCTCCCAAGCCTGTAAGGCTGCCGTTGGCTGGCGCCTGATCGCCTCCAATCCCTGTGATCATGCACGACCGATCAAACTCGAACGCAAAGAACCAAAAGCCCTAAGCGTCGAAGAAGCCCGACAACTCCTCAGTGCCGCCAAGGACGATCGCCTCGGGGTCCTGTGGTTACTCCTTCTTGCCCTTGGACTGAGACGTGGAGAGGCACTTGCACTCCGCTGGAGTGATGTGGATCTCATTGCCAAAACCCTCACCATCTCACGAGCTCGCGTCAAATCTGGCTCCAAGGTGATCGAGGGCCCCACCAAGACCGCACGATCAACCCGCACCATACCGCTCCCTGCTTTCCTCCTCGAGGCCCTCGAGCACCACCAAGAGTCCCAACAACGAGAATACGACTATCTCAGCGAACTCGGCTTTACCCCCGCCAAGGACTATCTCTTTACCTCAGTGACTGGAACTCCCCTCGATCCTGATAACACCTCAAAGGCCTTCCAGGCCTTTGCCATGAGAGCGGGCCTTGGTCGCCGTCACGTCCACGAACTCCGCCACGCCGCAGCTTCGCTCATGCTCGCCGCTGGAACCCCACTCCCGGAAGTCTCTCGAGTCCTTGGCCACAGCTCCACCCGCGTCACCGATGAGGTCTATGCCCACCTTGGCCATGAGGCCCTTCGTGGAGCCGTGGACCGGCTGGCGGGTGTGTTGGAGCCGACCAACAGCGAGACTACGCCAACCCTCCAGTGA
- a CDS encoding DUF2290 domain-containing protein: MAVHQLLQDLWERELVNFVNPIIVLGDTITWRSPTPLERFVDFADYPTIRTYRRWAEAGEYSARFSDGALLQIRYRVAKGQISAHRLAYVPCPYRIDQKDQDDLEKNVPMSEVLDCYANNPHDDITMQTAIRFDFDPGAAAEGHPSTHLTLNVASCRIACESPMAPAAFVRFVFQNFYRDCWTQHIAFFEALPQDDMPSTVTDDERGHPHIAWRSTR; this comes from the coding sequence ATGGCTGTCCATCAGCTTCTCCAAGACCTGTGGGAGCGGGAATTGGTTAATTTCGTTAACCCGATCATCGTATTGGGCGATACGATTACTTGGCGGTCGCCGACGCCGCTAGAACGTTTCGTCGATTTCGCTGATTACCCGACCATAAGGACGTATAGGCGTTGGGCTGAAGCCGGCGAGTACTCCGCGAGGTTTTCCGATGGCGCGTTGCTGCAGATCCGCTACCGAGTCGCCAAGGGTCAGATCAGCGCCCATCGGCTCGCGTATGTGCCATGCCCGTACAGGATCGATCAGAAGGATCAGGACGATCTCGAGAAAAATGTGCCGATGTCTGAAGTGCTTGACTGCTATGCCAACAACCCGCATGACGACATCACCATGCAGACTGCGATCCGGTTCGACTTCGACCCTGGCGCCGCTGCCGAAGGGCACCCATCCACACACCTGACGCTGAATGTAGCGAGCTGCCGTATCGCATGCGAGTCACCGATGGCGCCTGCAGCGTTCGTGCGGTTCGTGTTCCAGAACTTCTACCGAGACTGCTGGACGCAGCACATCGCGTTCTTCGAGGCACTACCGCAGGATGACATGCCGAGCACCGTCACCGACGATGAACGAGGTCACCCGCATATTGCGTGGCGCTCGACGCGGTAG
- a CDS encoding DEAD/DEAH box helicase produces MELEVVYGQQENPPAAIQLAGLAQELLAEGTLYLGYPVLTTADDRVEVDALLVCQAHGLIAFRFADALPHSGDDWKRLADEQDRIYNALESHLSRHETLRRGRQFAVAVGTVTLFAASAGESPDEFEANFSTFEDLADFISGQPGLTAELYRNLEAALQRVTTIRPAKRRVDVQCPDSRGAAMKVIERGIANLDFWQKKAAIETPAGPQRIRGLAGSGKTIVLTLKAALLHAQNESWKIALTFSSQALYQQLEDLTKRFVFAHTDDLPDPTHLQVQHAWGSRSRPGLYTRFADALGVQPVNFSVAAGHFGYDGAFEGACSELLTVARERGVEPIFDAVLIDEAQDLPASFFQLIYLFTKDPKRIIWAYDELQKLDESAMASVSDLFGTTSTGDPVINITNRDGEPRRDIVLPICYRNTPWALATAHAIGFGIYRSSGLVQHFEDPHLWEDIGYQRDAGTLELGAWVELERSVASSPAYFVDRLNPDDAVIFRSDFVDETAQDVWVAEQILQDIGPGELEHDDILIVLPSAYTSKRRYARLARVLSERGILSHLAGVNSSRDEVFIRGSIAVAHIFRAKGNEAPMVYVVDAQYAGTALNEVSRRNTIFTAITRSKAWVRVCGYGAMMAVIAAEAEQVQKASFKLKFAIPAADQLAEMRRINADLKSDRASARGLMTLEELAAAFERKEISPDQLPAKLVQQLSKYLNQLHLPDDNG; encoded by the coding sequence GTGGAATTGGAAGTGGTCTACGGGCAGCAGGAGAATCCGCCCGCGGCCATACAGCTCGCCGGGCTCGCACAGGAACTGCTCGCCGAAGGCACGCTCTACCTGGGTTACCCCGTCCTAACGACCGCAGACGACCGAGTTGAGGTCGACGCTCTCCTGGTGTGCCAAGCTCACGGGCTGATCGCGTTCCGCTTCGCAGATGCGCTGCCGCACTCCGGGGATGACTGGAAGCGCCTGGCCGACGAACAGGACCGGATCTACAACGCCCTCGAGAGCCACCTGTCCCGGCATGAGACTCTCCGTCGCGGTCGGCAGTTTGCCGTCGCGGTCGGCACTGTTACGCTCTTTGCTGCCAGTGCTGGAGAGTCACCAGACGAGTTCGAGGCGAACTTCTCCACGTTCGAAGACCTCGCGGACTTCATCAGCGGCCAACCAGGGTTGACGGCCGAGCTCTATCGCAATCTCGAAGCCGCGCTCCAGCGCGTAACGACAATCCGGCCGGCAAAACGTCGGGTAGACGTGCAGTGCCCGGACAGCCGTGGAGCGGCAATGAAGGTCATCGAACGCGGCATTGCAAATCTTGACTTCTGGCAGAAGAAGGCCGCGATCGAGACACCAGCCGGACCACAGCGCATTCGCGGCCTGGCCGGTTCCGGCAAGACCATCGTCTTGACGTTGAAGGCGGCGCTACTCCACGCCCAGAACGAGTCTTGGAAGATCGCGCTCACGTTCAGCTCGCAAGCGCTGTACCAGCAGCTCGAAGACCTCACCAAACGGTTCGTCTTCGCACACACCGATGACCTTCCCGACCCGACCCACCTGCAAGTCCAGCACGCTTGGGGCTCCCGTTCGCGACCGGGGCTCTACACCCGATTCGCTGACGCGCTCGGTGTGCAGCCGGTGAACTTCAGCGTTGCAGCGGGTCATTTCGGATACGACGGCGCTTTCGAGGGAGCCTGCTCCGAACTCCTCACCGTCGCCCGCGAACGCGGTGTCGAACCAATCTTCGATGCGGTCCTCATCGACGAGGCCCAGGACCTACCCGCGTCGTTCTTCCAGTTGATCTACCTGTTTACTAAGGACCCCAAGCGAATCATTTGGGCGTACGACGAGCTGCAGAAGCTCGACGAGTCGGCAATGGCAAGCGTCTCGGATCTGTTCGGGACGACCTCCACGGGCGACCCGGTCATAAACATCACGAACCGCGACGGCGAACCGCGACGGGACATCGTGCTGCCCATCTGCTATCGCAATACACCGTGGGCGCTCGCCACAGCACACGCCATCGGGTTCGGGATCTACCGATCTAGCGGTCTGGTCCAGCACTTCGAGGATCCCCATCTGTGGGAGGACATCGGCTATCAGCGTGACGCAGGAACGCTCGAGCTTGGTGCGTGGGTCGAACTTGAGCGCTCCGTGGCAAGTTCACCGGCGTACTTCGTCGACCGGCTCAACCCGGACGACGCCGTCATCTTCCGGAGCGACTTCGTGGATGAAACTGCTCAGGATGTCTGGGTCGCCGAACAGATCCTGCAAGACATCGGACCTGGCGAGCTCGAACACGACGACATCCTGATCGTGCTGCCCAGCGCATACACATCCAAGAGGCGGTATGCCCGCCTGGCCCGCGTATTGAGCGAGCGCGGCATCCTCAGTCACCTCGCAGGCGTCAACAGCAGTCGTGACGAAGTCTTCATCCGCGGTTCCATCGCGGTGGCTCATATCTTCCGCGCTAAGGGCAACGAAGCGCCGATGGTCTACGTCGTCGACGCGCAGTATGCCGGGACTGCATTAAACGAAGTCAGCAGGCGGAACACCATCTTTACTGCGATCACCCGCAGCAAGGCATGGGTACGGGTTTGCGGCTACGGGGCGATGATGGCGGTTATTGCTGCCGAAGCCGAGCAGGTGCAAAAAGCCAGCTTCAAACTGAAGTTCGCCATCCCTGCGGCTGATCAGCTGGCGGAGATGCGTCGAATCAACGCGGACCTCAAATCGGACCGGGCATCGGCACGCGGGCTGATGACACTGGAGGAACTCGCGGCGGCATTCGAACGCAAAGAAATCTCACCGGATCAGTTGCCCGCAAAACTCGTGCAGCAATTGTCGAAGTACCTCAATCAGTTGCATCTGCCCGATGACAACGGCTAA
- the xerC gene encoding tyrosine-type recombinase/integrase has protein sequence MRGRRTLGQGSIYRYGDQWRALLKWTGPDGKVITRSQRCRTKAEAEAALAKFRGIRDAGVTENAATTIDMLLTRWLATHEGDIAGSTLVQYEWATRHITKRLGPLRVERLTPVMVDRFVDQLAESGLSPLSRRLIRVVLSQACKAAVGWRLIPANPCDHARPIKLQRREPEALSVEEARRLLSAAKDDRLGVLWLLLLALGLRRGEALALRWSDLDLTAKTLTISRARVKSGAKVIEGPTKTARSTRTVPIRHSPTTLAELLLT, from the coding sequence ATGCGAGGTCGAAGGACGCTTGGCCAAGGCAGTATCTATCGCTATGGCGACCAGTGGCGTGCCCTCTTGAAGTGGACGGGACCCGACGGTAAAGTTATCACCCGATCCCAACGATGTCGCACCAAGGCAGAGGCAGAAGCTGCACTGGCGAAGTTTCGCGGAATACGTGATGCCGGTGTCACCGAGAATGCAGCAACGACTATTGACATGTTGCTCACCCGATGGCTCGCAACCCATGAAGGCGATATCGCTGGCTCCACGTTGGTACAGTACGAGTGGGCCACAAGGCATATCACCAAGAGGTTGGGCCCTCTCCGGGTTGAACGGCTCACCCCGGTGATGGTCGATCGCTTCGTGGATCAACTCGCAGAGTCGGGTCTTTCGCCTCTTTCACGTCGCCTTATCCGAGTCGTACTCTCCCAAGCGTGCAAGGCGGCCGTTGGCTGGCGATTAATCCCGGCAAACCCCTGTGATCATGCGAGACCTATCAAGTTACAGCGACGAGAGCCAGAGGCTCTCAGTGTTGAGGAGGCGAGACGACTCCTGAGTGCCGCCAAGGACGATCGACTTGGCGTCCTCTGGCTCCTACTTCTCGCCTTGGGTCTCAGACGTGGAGAGGCACTGGCTCTTCGATGGAGCGATCTCGACTTGACGGCAAAGACACTCACCATCTCTCGTGCGAGAGTAAAGTCTGGCGCCAAGGTGATCGAGGGGCCGACCAAGACCGCTCGCTCGACCCGTACCGTACCAATCCGTCATTCCCCAACGACTCTAGCAGAACTCCTGCTAACTTGA
- a CDS encoding tyrosine-type recombinase/integrase, giving the protein MSFEFGIAQRLIESNPVRGAKPVRVDRREVTAWTAAELQTFLQASESDRLGALWFLLGSLGLRRGEALALRWSDFNPDKLTLAITKSRKKAGSRTIEAETKTARSVRTLPVPKTVANVLEAHRARQREELEHLLSLGIRAESEYMFLSEFGRPLDPDNASKAFKRFARAAGLGDRHVHELRHLSASLLLARGVPMPEISRILGHSSS; this is encoded by the coding sequence ATGAGCTTCGAGTTCGGCATCGCGCAAAGGCTCATCGAGAGTAACCCAGTTCGAGGGGCAAAGCCCGTTCGTGTGGATCGGCGCGAAGTCACAGCCTGGACAGCAGCAGAGCTACAAACATTCTTGCAAGCCTCAGAGTCCGATAGGTTGGGCGCGTTGTGGTTCCTGTTAGGCTCACTCGGTTTGCGTCGTGGCGAAGCCCTAGCGTTACGTTGGTCGGACTTCAACCCTGACAAGCTGACACTAGCTATTACGAAGAGCCGCAAGAAAGCAGGCTCACGTACCATAGAAGCGGAGACCAAGACCGCTCGATCAGTTCGTACGCTACCAGTGCCAAAGACTGTAGCTAACGTCTTGGAAGCGCACAGGGCACGTCAACGTGAGGAACTAGAACACTTACTATCGTTGGGTATTCGAGCAGAGAGCGAGTACATGTTCTTGTCTGAGTTCGGCAGACCGTTAGACCCTGACAACGCATCAAAAGCATTCAAGAGATTCGCGAGAGCAGCAGGACTCGGAGACAGGCACGTTCACGAGTTAAGGCATCTATCGGCTTCACTGTTGTTGGCAAGAGGCGTACCCATGCCAGAGATAAGCCGGATACTCGGGCACAGCTCGAGC